From one Cyanobacterium stanieri PCC 7202 genomic stretch:
- a CDS encoding apolipoprotein N-acyltransferase (PFAM: Carbon-nitrogen hydrolase~TIGRFAM: apolipoprotein N-acyltransferase~COGs: COG0815 Apolipoprotein N-acyltransferase~InterPro IPR004563:IPR003010~KEGG: cyh:Cyan8802_1405 apolipoprotein N-acyltransferase~PFAM: Nitrilase/cyanide hydratase and apolipoprotein N-acyltransferase~SPTR: Apolipoprotein N-acyltransferase;~TIGRFAM: apolipoprotein N-acyltransferase): MSILFSFLGGILMGLTVAPTNYWFFAWVGIIPLWMGVEKDSLRKTVFSCVAWGCGYHGLALFWITGIHPMTWMGVSWFNSILIALFAWVFITLWGVILVVSWGVSCYFLFNYVNRYKKDVNNVWIRVTIGIIFWCLLEKIWSFSPLWWSSISYTQSPYNLYILQLLRFSGITTLTALIILVNGLFAESIKIFSQNIRLKNYKFTNQKKGFLFSFCSIFFLIFAHIGGYLLYVQPIVDNPQNSLQVGIIQGNIPNTIKLYESGVSRAIARYTESYEKLSQTGADLVITPETAIPLYYQDIKDKTKLYPAIIREETPIVLGAFGVKENNFSNSLFLIDAQGNMTQQYDKVNLVPLGEYIPFADILGNFINRLSPLDAHLIAGEKNQTFITPFGKAIVGICYESAYSEHFREQTRRGGEFMITSSNNAHYSEAMPSQHHAQDVMRAIENDRWMARATNTGYSGIVDPHGNTIWLSDINQYQTYQGTIYRRQTQTPYVRWGDWLNNLFVIIILGLLIYCIII; this comes from the coding sequence TTGAGCATTTTATTTTCTTTTTTGGGTGGTATTTTAATGGGCTTAACAGTAGCCCCGACAAATTATTGGTTTTTTGCTTGGGTAGGTATAATACCTCTTTGGATGGGAGTAGAAAAGGATTCTTTACGAAAAACCGTATTTTCTTGTGTAGCTTGGGGATGCGGTTATCATGGTTTAGCACTATTTTGGATTACGGGTATTCATCCCATGACTTGGATGGGGGTGAGTTGGTTTAATAGTATTTTAATCGCTTTATTTGCTTGGGTTTTTATTACCCTGTGGGGGGTTATTTTAGTCGTCAGTTGGGGAGTTAGTTGTTACTTTCTTTTTAACTATGTAAATAGGTATAAAAAAGATGTAAATAATGTTTGGATACGAGTGACTATTGGGATTATTTTTTGGTGTTTATTAGAAAAAATTTGGAGTTTTTCGCCTTTATGGTGGTCGTCTATTTCCTATACCCAAAGTCCTTATAATCTTTATATTTTACAGTTACTTAGATTTTCAGGAATTACTACTTTAACTGCGTTAATTATATTAGTTAATGGTTTATTTGCAGAAAGTATAAAAATATTTTCCCAAAATATTCGATTAAAAAATTATAAATTTACTAATCAAAAAAAAGGTTTTTTATTTTCTTTTTGCAGTATCTTTTTCCTTATTTTTGCCCATATTGGTGGTTATTTACTCTATGTTCAACCCATCGTAGATAATCCTCAAAATAGTTTGCAAGTGGGTATTATTCAGGGCAATATACCTAATACTATCAAATTATATGAGTCGGGGGTGTCAAGGGCGATCGCCCGTTATACCGAGAGTTACGAAAAACTGAGTCAAACAGGAGCAGATTTAGTAATCACCCCGGAAACAGCCATCCCCCTATATTATCAAGACATAAAAGATAAAACAAAACTATATCCAGCCATCATCAGAGAAGAAACCCCCATAGTCTTGGGTGCCTTTGGAGTCAAAGAAAATAACTTCAGCAATAGCCTCTTTCTCATCGACGCTCAGGGTAACATGACCCAACAATACGATAAAGTTAACCTAGTACCCCTCGGAGAATATATACCCTTTGCCGACATACTCGGTAACTTCATCAACCGTCTTTCCCCCCTCGATGCCCACCTAATCGCAGGGGAAAAAAATCAAACCTTTATCACCCCCTTCGGTAAAGCCATTGTCGGTATTTGTTACGAATCAGCCTACTCCGAGCATTTTCGAGAGCAAACCCGCCGAGGAGGAGAATTTATGATCACCTCTTCTAATAATGCTCACTATAGCGAAGCCATGCCTAGCCAACACCATGCCCAAGATGTCATGAGAGCCATTGAAAATGACCGATGGATGGCACGGGCAACCAATACAGGATATTCTGGTATAGTTGATCCCCATGGCAACACCATCTGGCTATCCGACATCAATCAATATCAAACCTACCAAGGAACAATATACCGCCGTCAAACCCAAACCCCCTACGTTCGATGGGGAGACTGGCTTAACAATCTATTTGTTATCATTATCTTAGGGCTATTAATTTACTGTATAATAATATAG
- a CDS encoding protein of unknown function DUF1350 (PFAM: Protein of unknown function (DUF1350)~InterPro IPR010765~KEGG: cyp:PCC8801_3548 protein of unknown function DUF1350~PFAM: protein of unknown function DUF1350~SPTR: Putative uncharacterized protein): MEWQERNGNWVLAPSQPIGIIHFLGGAFVATAPHLTYRWLLEKLASQGYLIIATPFINTLDHKSIALYVLNKFENLLQKLDNNTGLDIKYLPIYGMGHSMGCKLHLLIGSLFEVERAGNILVSFNNYPLQKAIPFMDQIIPTITDNLKNNWKIDPNLQFEFTPSPEKTQEIITESYTTRRNLLIKFDNDNIDQTLTLQPILKELFPNLVSTLTLPGNHLTPLGQDIDWQVGEVFTPFDAIGQWVKQSLSRDIYVLEKEVSRWLNPAQYSLH, translated from the coding sequence ATGGAATGGCAAGAAAGAAATGGTAACTGGGTGTTAGCACCCTCACAACCTATTGGTATCATCCATTTTCTCGGTGGTGCTTTTGTAGCAACTGCCCCTCATTTAACCTATCGTTGGTTGTTAGAAAAATTAGCATCCCAAGGTTATTTAATCATTGCTACTCCTTTTATTAATACATTAGACCATAAAAGCATTGCTTTATATGTTTTAAATAAATTTGAAAATCTCTTACAAAAATTAGATAATAATACAGGATTAGATATTAAATATTTACCCATTTATGGTATGGGTCATAGTATGGGTTGTAAACTTCATCTTTTAATCGGCAGTTTATTTGAAGTTGAAAGAGCAGGAAATATTCTGGTTTCTTTTAATAATTATCCCTTACAAAAAGCTATTCCTTTTATGGATCAAATTATTCCCACTATTACTGATAATCTCAAAAATAATTGGAAAATTGATCCTAATTTACAGTTTGAGTTTACCCCATCTCCAGAAAAAACGCAGGAAATTATCACAGAGAGTTACACTACCCGTAGAAATCTGCTCATAAAGTTTGACAATGATAATATCGATCAAACTTTAACTCTACAACCAATTTTAAAAGAGCTATTTCCCAATTTAGTTTCTACTTTAACTCTTCCGGGGAATCATCTTACTCCCTTGGGGCAGGATATTGATTGGCAGGTGGGAGAAGTTTTTACCCCTTTTGATGCCATTGGGCAATGGGTAAAACAAAGCCTTTCTCGAGATATTTATGTATTGGAAAAAGAAGTTTCAAGGTGGTTGAATCCTGCTCAGTATTCATTACATTAA
- a CDS encoding glycosyl transferase family 2 (PFAM: Glycosyl transferase family 2~InterPro IPR001173~KEGG: mar:MAE_21000 glycosyl transferase family protein~PFAM: glycosyl transferase family 2~SPTR: Similar to tr|Q8YW54|Q8YW54): protein MFSIFILTYNEEIDIADCIKSASECDDIIVVDSFSNDKTIEIASQFPVRIFQHGFESHGKQRNWMLENIETKYDWVYLLEADERFTPELFEECLEAVSSDEYVGYYVAEKMIFLGSWIKYSSQYPRHQMRLFRKEKISFIDFGHAEREVCDGQTGYLKNTYPHYTCSKGLSRWLEKHNRYSTDEAIESIKQRGFNNKIRWRDLFLGETEVIRRRALKDLSFRMPFRPFFRWFYMYFILRGFLDGKAGFAWCVLQGFYEYFIILKVEELKRKG from the coding sequence ATGTTTTCTATTTTTATTCTTACTTATAACGAAGAAATAGATATTGCTGATTGTATCAAATCTGCTTCTGAATGTGATGATATTATTGTGGTGGATTCTTTTAGTAATGATAAAACCATTGAAATCGCTTCGCAATTTCCTGTCCGAATTTTTCAGCATGGTTTTGAATCCCATGGTAAACAAAGAAATTGGATGTTAGAAAATATTGAGACTAAATATGATTGGGTTTATTTATTGGAAGCTGATGAAAGATTTACCCCTGAATTGTTTGAGGAATGTTTGGAAGCGGTGAGCAGTGATGAATATGTGGGGTATTATGTGGCGGAAAAGATGATTTTTTTGGGTAGTTGGATCAAATACAGTAGTCAATATCCCCGTCATCAAATGCGTTTGTTTAGAAAGGAGAAAATTTCTTTTATTGATTTTGGTCATGCGGAGAGGGAAGTTTGTGATGGTCAAACGGGATATTTGAAAAATACTTATCCTCACTATACTTGTAGTAAGGGTTTAAGTCGTTGGTTAGAAAAGCATAATCGTTATTCCACCGATGAAGCCATTGAAAGTATTAAGCAACGGGGATTTAATAATAAAATTCGTTGGCGAGATTTATTTTTGGGGGAAACGGAGGTGATTCGTCGTCGGGCGTTAAAAGATTTATCTTTTCGGATGCCTTTTCGTCCTTTTTTTCGTTGGTTTTATATGTATTTTATTTTGAGGGGTTTTTTGGATGGTAAGGCTGGGTTTGCTTGGTGTGTTTTGCAGGGTTTTTATGAATATTTTATTATTTTGAAGGTTGAGGAGTTAAAGCGAAAGGGTTAA
- a CDS encoding hypothetical protein (KEGG: cyc:PCC7424_3792 hypothetical protein~SPTR: Putative uncharacterized protein), giving the protein MVKIKRSNFYLSPRLLSRCYGVLASGGGSKNYGRLWWFVAGFTLAVGDRGLIFASLGAIAFLFFIYNYQGVSFSSFQVLSRFFQAHNRRFTLAVAGSGISAIALYISAKIWSEIDSHWLASAIIFQGLISSGTFALFGWYFYQQKNKQKKINVESFEICINYLIAESPVQRLYGLNQIINLWEIGKITPYQSKYMLDYLLIMKNNEKEPIVYNRLAEFLNQISINSEKKFPPHQNKNPSKSLVNKEQKLSLTINPFALTPQPSK; this is encoded by the coding sequence ATGGTGAAAATTAAAAGGTCTAATTTTTATCTTTCTCCTCGGCTTTTAAGTCGATGTTATGGTGTTTTGGCTTCTGGCGGGGGTTCAAAAAATTATGGGCGTTTATGGTGGTTTGTGGCTGGTTTTACCCTCGCTGTGGGTGATAGGGGTTTAATTTTTGCTAGTCTAGGGGCGATCGCCTTTCTCTTTTTCATCTATAATTATCAAGGGGTTTCTTTTTCTTCTTTTCAGGTATTATCCCGTTTTTTCCAAGCCCATAATCGTCGTTTTACTTTAGCTGTGGCAGGAAGTGGTATAAGTGCGATCGCCCTTTATATCAGTGCTAAAATATGGTCAGAAATCGATAGTCATTGGTTAGCAAGTGCCATCATTTTCCAAGGATTAATCAGTAGTGGTACTTTTGCCCTGTTTGGTTGGTATTTTTATCAGCAAAAAAATAAACAAAAAAAAATTAATGTAGAATCCTTTGAAATTTGCATTAACTATCTCATAGCCGAATCTCCCGTCCAAAGACTGTATGGACTCAATCAAATAATTAATCTCTGGGAAATAGGAAAAATAACCCCCTATCAAAGTAAATATATGCTTGACTATTTATTAATCATGAAAAACAACGAGAAAGAACCCATTGTTTATAATAGACTAGCAGAATTTCTAAACCAAATTAGCATAAATTCAGAAAAAAAATTCCCCCCCCACCAGAACAAAAACCCCTCAAAATCCCTCGTAAACAAAGAGCAAAAATTATCATTAACAATTAACCCTTTCGCTTTAACTCCTCAACCTTCAAAATAA
- a CDS encoding NADH dehydrogenase subunit H (PFAM: NADH dehydrogenase~COGs: COG1005 NADH:ubiquinone oxidoreductase subunit 1 (chain H)~InterPro IPR001694:IPR018086~KEGG: cyh:Cyan8802_1039 NADH dehydrogenase (quinone)~PFAM: respiratory-chain NADH dehydrogenase subunit 1~SPTR: NADH dehydrogenase (Quinone)), which yields MNSGIDLQGSFITSLIDLGLPPELAKTLWIPLPLVLMIIGATVGVLVTVWLERKISAAAQQRIGPEYAGPLGVLQPVADGIKLVFKEDITPAKADSLLFTLGPAIVVIPVFLSYLIVPFGQNLVITDLNVGIFIWISLSSIAPIGLLMAGYASNNKYSLLGGLRAAAQSISYEIPLALSVLAVVMMSNSLSTIDIVQQQSGYGILGWNVWRQPVGFIIFWIAALAECERLPFDLPEAEEELVAGYQTEYTGMKFALFYVGSYVNLVLSALIVAVLYLGGWDFPIPIQNLASWLGVSETTPWLQVITASLGISMTVLKAYFLVFIAVLLRWTVPRVRIDQLLDLGWKFLLPVSLVNLLITAALKLTFPMAFGG from the coding sequence ATGAACTCAGGAATTGACTTACAAGGAAGTTTTATAACCTCCCTCATCGACTTGGGATTGCCTCCAGAGTTAGCCAAAACCCTCTGGATACCATTACCCCTCGTTTTGATGATTATCGGTGCCACCGTGGGAGTATTAGTAACCGTATGGTTAGAAAGAAAAATCTCCGCTGCCGCCCAACAAAGGATAGGCCCTGAATACGCCGGTCCTCTGGGGGTATTACAACCTGTAGCAGACGGAATTAAATTAGTTTTTAAAGAAGACATTACCCCAGCCAAAGCAGACTCATTGCTATTCACCCTGGGCCCTGCCATCGTTGTGATACCCGTATTTTTATCATACTTAATCGTACCCTTTGGACAAAACCTCGTCATCACAGACTTAAACGTCGGTATTTTCATCTGGATTTCCCTCTCCAGTATCGCCCCCATCGGCTTATTAATGGCAGGTTACGCCTCCAACAATAAATACTCCCTTCTCGGTGGGTTAAGGGCGGCGGCACAATCCATCAGTTATGAAATACCCCTTGCCTTATCAGTCTTGGCGGTAGTTATGATGTCTAATAGTCTAAGTACCATTGACATTGTGCAACAACAATCAGGCTACGGCATTCTGGGGTGGAATGTATGGCGCCAACCTGTAGGCTTTATCATTTTTTGGATTGCCGCCTTAGCAGAATGTGAGCGTCTCCCCTTCGACTTACCCGAAGCAGAAGAAGAATTAGTCGCAGGGTATCAAACCGAATACACAGGTATGAAATTCGCCCTCTTTTATGTTGGTTCCTATGTTAACCTCGTATTATCCGCCCTCATTGTCGCTGTGCTTTATTTAGGAGGCTGGGATTTTCCCATCCCCATCCAGAATTTAGCCAGTTGGTTAGGTGTAAGCGAAACAACCCCCTGGTTACAGGTAATCACCGCCTCCCTCGGTATTTCCATGACAGTATTAAAAGCATACTTCTTAGTCTTTATTGCCGTATTATTACGTTGGACAGTGCCTAGGGTAAGAATTGATCAATTATTAGATTTAGGTTGGAAATTTTTATTACCCGTATCCCTCGTTAACCTACTCATTACCGCCGCCCTAAAGTTAACCTTTCCCATGGCCTTTGGAGGCTAA
- a CDS encoding GCN5-related N-acetyltransferase (PFAM: Acetyltransferase (GNAT) family~COGs: COG0456 Acetyltransferase~InterPro IPR000182~KEGG: cyc:PCC7424_1887 GCN5-related N-acetyltransferase~PFAM: GCN5-related N-acetyltransferase~SPTR: GCN5-related N-acetyltransferase), whose translation MQPKNFSLSTPEKLVTSSLSFSHNHGASSSHCLTIRRATSEDINRVSELLTHSFHSFNTLMKWLYPLIKLGIAEDLRDRFYSNNPHYCCLIAIIPASSTQPEQIVGTIEISLRNPYGWGSKKKYPYISNLAVKKEFRRQGIGSQLLQKCEEIAQSWGFENLLLHVLAENNAGQQVYLNNGYIIKQVETDLYSLFIKSKRRLLLEKSLTNQSL comes from the coding sequence ATGCAACCCAAAAATTTTTCACTATCCACCCCTGAAAAACTGGTGACATCATCATTATCTTTTTCCCATAACCATGGGGCTTCATCCTCCCATTGTCTCACCATTCGCCGAGCGACATCCGAGGATATTAATAGAGTTTCGGAATTACTAACCCATAGTTTCCACAGTTTTAATACCTTGATGAAATGGCTTTATCCCCTCATCAAATTGGGTATTGCCGAGGATTTGCGCGATCGCTTTTATAGCAATAATCCCCATTACTGTTGTTTAATAGCTATCATACCAGCATCATCCACCCAACCAGAGCAAATAGTGGGTACCATTGAAATATCCCTCAGAAACCCCTATGGATGGGGAAGCAAGAAAAAATATCCCTACATATCAAATCTTGCTGTCAAAAAGGAATTTCGTCGTCAAGGCATCGGTAGCCAACTATTACAAAAATGCGAAGAAATAGCTCAAAGTTGGGGATTTGAAAATCTCTTACTCCATGTTTTAGCCGAAAATAATGCAGGGCAACAAGTATATCTCAATAATGGTTACATCATCAAACAAGTAGAAACCGATTTATATAGCCTGTTTATCAAAAGCAAACGACGACTATTATTAGAAAAATCCCTCACCAACCAATCTTTATAA
- a CDS encoding hypothetical protein (KEGG: cyc:PCC7424_1888 hypothetical protein~SPTR: Putative uncharacterized protein), whose translation MNNYPQSHIYNDLDKFVQEKPLLIVNPKKKNGLILIKKYYAEFAGPGAIVGGFFDQDLVDVIPVGKLSLFIPKNPSEQQRGYLIRRQWVKLIKQITDNPIPRERAQVILNQFEHWFDSQTTQKLSDEVFALLVGVLPDTIKKARDLVNRF comes from the coding sequence ATGAATAATTATCCCCAGAGTCACATCTATAATGATTTAGATAAATTTGTTCAAGAAAAACCCCTCTTAATAGTTAATCCCAAAAAGAAAAATGGCTTAATTCTTATCAAAAAATATTATGCCGAATTTGCAGGGCCAGGGGCGATAGTTGGTGGTTTTTTTGACCAAGACTTGGTGGATGTTATTCCTGTGGGTAAACTATCCCTATTCATACCTAAAAATCCTTCTGAACAACAACGAGGATACCTGATTAGAAGACAATGGGTAAAACTCATTAAACAAATCACCGATAACCCCATTCCCAGAGAAAGGGCGCAGGTGATTCTCAATCAATTTGAACACTGGTTTGATAGTCAAACCACCCAAAAGTTATCGGATGAAGTATTTGCCCTCTTGGTGGGGGTGTTACCTGATACTATTAAAAAAGCAAGAGATTTAGTCAATCGTTTTTGA
- a CDS encoding oxidoreductase domain protein (PFAM: Oxidoreductase family, NAD-binding Rossmann fold~COGs: COG0673 dehydrogenase and related protein~InterPro IPR000683~KEGG: ter:Tery_0913 oxidoreductase-like~PFAM: oxidoreductase domain protein~SPTR: Oxidoreductase-like): MSQYNIVKTPLKVGIVGTGYAAARRAEAFNASPHTQLVAVSGNTPEKTATFGNTHHVKTVSSWQDLINDKEIDLICVSNVNSLHGQIIKEALLADKHIIVEYPLTINSSEAPELLNLAKAKRKLLHIEHIELLGGVHQAIKQHISKIGNPFLASYETILSKPKVGTHWTYNYHNYGFPLIAALSRFNRFTDLFGEVATVSCNARFWDAPESGYFSACWCQAQLMFKNQMGVNITYGKGDKFTHSGRVLTIYGDEGVLLFEGEKGKLIQGDKIIDVEVGSRRGLFAQDTELVLEHLLNDAPIYTTNRHSIYTLQVANAALESYKTKQTQLMDN; this comes from the coding sequence ATGAGTCAGTATAATATTGTCAAAACTCCCCTCAAAGTAGGTATTGTCGGCACAGGATATGCCGCCGCTAGACGGGCAGAAGCCTTTAACGCATCACCCCATACCCAATTAGTTGCTGTTAGTGGTAATACCCCTGAAAAAACCGCTACTTTTGGCAATACTCATCATGTAAAAACCGTATCTAGTTGGCAAGATTTAATCAACGACAAGGAAATTGATTTAATTTGTGTGTCTAATGTCAACTCTCTCCATGGGCAAATTATCAAGGAAGCCCTATTAGCAGATAAACACATTATTGTAGAATACCCCCTAACTATTAATAGTAGTGAAGCCCCTGAGTTGTTAAATTTAGCTAAGGCAAAAAGAAAACTACTCCATATTGAGCATATCGAACTTTTGGGGGGAGTTCATCAAGCTATTAAACAACATATCTCTAAAATTGGTAATCCCTTCCTTGCTAGTTATGAAACCATTTTATCTAAGCCCAAAGTAGGCACCCATTGGACTTACAATTATCACAATTATGGTTTTCCTTTGATTGCCGCCCTTTCTCGCTTCAATCGCTTTACGGATTTGTTTGGGGAGGTGGCAACTGTTAGTTGTAATGCTCGTTTTTGGGATGCCCCTGAAAGTGGTTATTTTTCGGCTTGTTGGTGTCAGGCACAATTGATGTTTAAAAACCAGATGGGGGTAAATATTACCTATGGCAAGGGGGATAAGTTTACCCATAGTGGTAGGGTGTTGACTATTTATGGCGATGAGGGGGTTTTGTTGTTTGAGGGGGAAAAGGGTAAATTAATTCAGGGGGATAAAATCATTGATGTGGAGGTGGGCAGTCGTCGAGGTTTGTTTGCCCAAGATACTGAGTTGGTTTTGGAACATTTATTAAATGATGCTCCTATTTATACAACGAATCGCCATAGTATTTATACTTTGCAGGTGGCAAATGCTGCCCTTGAGTCTTATAAGACGAAGCAAACTCAGCTAATGGACAATTAA
- a CDS encoding formyltetrahydrofolate-dependent phosphoribosylglycinamide formyltransferase (PFAM: Formyl transferase~TIGRFAM: phosphoribosylglycinamide formyltransferase, formyltetrahydrofolate-dependent~COGs: COG0299 Folate-dependent phosphoribosylglycinamide formyltransferase PurN~InterPro IPR004607:IPR002376~KEGG: cyt:cce_0426 phosphoribosylglycinamide formyltransferase~PFAM: formyl transferase domain protein~SPTR: Phosphoribosylglycinamide formyltransferase;~TIGRFAM: phosphoribosylglycinamide formyltransferase), with translation MSAIISPDVSVEQLRSTTPVSLGVMASGSGSNFEAIAHGIINGELNAKIQVLVYNNPDAKVKEKAEKLGIKAVLLNHRDFKTREELDQAIVEIFQNHGVQWVVMAGWMRIITNVLLNAFPRKVINIHPSLLPSFKGINAVEQALKAKVKITGCTVHLVDLAVDSGPILIQSAVPILDDDTPETLHKRIQVQEHLIMVRAIALLPHLENQ, from the coding sequence ATGAGCGCAATTATTTCTCCTGATGTTAGTGTTGAACAGTTAAGATCTACTACTCCTGTTAGTTTGGGGGTAATGGCTTCGGGCAGTGGTAGCAATTTTGAGGCGATAGCCCATGGTATCATCAATGGAGAATTAAATGCTAAAATTCAAGTCCTCGTTTATAATAACCCTGATGCTAAAGTCAAGGAAAAAGCGGAAAAATTAGGTATCAAAGCGGTATTATTAAATCACCGAGATTTTAAAACCCGTGAAGAGTTGGATCAAGCCATTGTGGAAATATTCCAAAATCACGGGGTGCAATGGGTAGTGATGGCAGGATGGATGCGAATTATTACCAATGTATTGTTAAATGCTTTTCCTCGCAAAGTCATCAATATTCACCCTAGTTTATTACCTAGTTTTAAAGGCATCAACGCCGTTGAACAAGCCCTCAAGGCAAAGGTAAAAATTACGGGTTGTACCGTTCATTTAGTTGATTTGGCGGTGGACAGTGGCCCGATTCTCATTCAATCTGCCGTGCCTATCCTCGATGATGATACCCCCGAAACCCTACACAAACGGATTCAAGTCCAAGAACATCTTATCATGGTAAGGGCGATCGCCCTTCTGCCCCATCTTGAAAACCAGTAA
- a CDS encoding protein of unknown function (DUF565) (PFAM: Protein of unknown function (DUF565)~KEGG: cyu:UCYN_02050 protein of unknown function (DUF565)~SPTR: Putative uncharacterized protein) — MQETRLNILLTSIGNQIIDFFSNPWRRLSLNIIAFLLGFFLASTTAAIAGQAGKWDVTYAFFFLVFTEGSNIIIYKNRNPNKPLWRTTLNAFKIGFAYCLYLEGFKLGS; from the coding sequence ATGCAAGAAACAAGACTAAATATTTTACTAACAAGCATCGGGAATCAAATCATCGACTTTTTTAGTAACCCTTGGCGCCGATTATCCCTCAACATCATTGCTTTTTTATTAGGTTTTTTTCTTGCCTCCACCACCGCCGCCATTGCTGGACAAGCGGGAAAATGGGATGTTACCTATGCCTTTTTCTTCCTAGTCTTTACCGAAGGCTCAAATATCATCATTTACAAAAATCGTAATCCCAATAAACCTCTCTGGCGTACCACCCTCAACGCCTTCAAAATCGGCTTTGCCTACTGTTTATACCTCGAAGGGTTCAAATTGGGATCATAA